The Peribacillus simplex genome contains the following window.
GGCCTTGGAACGGCTCAAGCCGCTCAGGAAAGTGAGTTTACCGGGGCAGTCGCAGGTGCGGCAATGGCTATTGCAGGTATCCTCATTTCCTGTTTCTTTCCGTTTATAAGTCATTTTCTATAAAAGAACCGCAACGTCAATGACGTTGCGGTTCTTTTATGATTTATCCTTTTGCAGGTCTTCATATAAACGTCTTAGAATATATGATTTATACAGCTCCAGCTTTTTTTTCTCGATTGGATGATAGTTAATCCCTGCGGCTTTTAATTGCTGAATGAACCATCCTTTAGAATATTCATAAGCCATTCTACCCCCTCCTCTGTTCGAAAAAGATATGCTTCAATGAGGGGATTGATACTTATTTTTTTGCAGTCATTACTTCAAGTAATAATTCATACATTTCCGCTGCCGTTTTGAATGGGCGCTTTTGACGCATTTTCTCCTGATAACCTTCCGATTGATTCACTAAATCCGCTAATGTTGCATGAAAAATCCCCTCATTTAGATCCTCTTCTTGAATGACTTTACAAAATCCCTGTTTTTCAAAGCTAGAAGCATTTAAGATTTGATCTCCACGGGATGCATTGGCACTTAGAGGGATAAGCAACATAGGCTTTTGTAAACCTAGGAATTCAAATATTGAATTTGAACCTGCCCTTGATACGACGACATCAGCAGCAGCCAATAGATCGAATAATTCTTCATGTACGAATTCAAAGGGAGCATATCCCCTTTGTTTCAATTCGTTTTTCACATTTCCCTTACCACAAATGTGAATAATTTGGTATTCCTTTAGTAGGGCATCAAGGTTATCTGTAATCAAGTTATTGATTTTTACAGCTCCTAGGCTGCCGCCCATAACGAGTAAAACCGGTTTGTTATTCGTGAATCCACAAAATGCTTTACCAGCAGAAGCGTTACCTGTAAAAATCCCATCGCGCAATACAGCGCCAAGATACATGGCCTTCTCTTTCGGAAGATCTTTTTCCGTTTCTTGGAAGGTAGTGAAAATTTTCGATGCAAGTGGCATCGCGATCTTATTAGCCAGACCAGGGGTATAATCCGATTCATGGATTGCAATCGGAATCCGCAGCATCCTGCCTGCCAAAACGACTGGAACCGAAACGAAACCACCTTTAGAAAAAATGAAATCAGGTTTGGTCTTTTTTAATATTTTTCGTGCATCAAAAATCCCTTTTATGACCCGGAAAGGGTCTTTCATATTTTCAACAGATAGGTAACGTCGGAATTTCCCAACGGAAATCGTTTCATAACGGACCTCGGGAAATTCCGTTTCGATGATATTTTTTTCAATGCCTTTTTTTGAACCAATATAAGTAACATCCCAATCATGCTTCAAAAATTCCGGGATGATTGCTGCATTAACAGATACATGACCGGCAGAACCGCCTCCGGTAAATACTATTTTCTTAGTCAATATTTCCACCTTCCAAACTTAAAAAATCACTTTGCATCCATATTACCATATATCCATGCCATTCATAACTTCAAAATGCAGTAAGTGAACCTTAAAATCCCATGATGAATGTAATTATCGATTATTTTTTCCTTTTTTAACATGAATATATTATAATCTTAGTATTCTACAATACTACAAGATACATTGGAGGAGTAATACATTGCAAGAAGTTTCTGAATCTCTCCATCAATTTGATGGAATCGAAGCCTGGACCCAATTAGGAATTTCCATAGGTATTTTTCTAATCTTCCTTTTGCTTCGGAAAGTATTTACTAAATATATTTTCAAATTCTTTCTTCGAATGGCAGAAAAACGTAAAGTTGAATTTGCGGCAAACTTAATGCTCGCTATCGAACAGCCGGTAAGATTGCTTATCGTTTTGATTGGTGTTATTATTTCGATGCACTACTTCCCGCTTGACTCGCCTTCGACTGAATTAAGATTGAAAATATACAGATCATTTTTTGTCTTCTCATTCTTTTGGACGATTTTCAATATCAGTTCGATCTTAACTATTTTATTTCCGAAATTAGTAAGTAAATTTGGACTTGAAGTCGATCAAATCGTCATGCCGTTCTTTACGCAAATCATAAAGTTAATCATCATCGCTTTTGGTGCCTCCATTATTGCGGAGGAATGGGGTTTTAATGTCGATGGATTTGTTGCAGGGCTTGGTTTGGGTGGATTGGCTTTCGCTCTTGCCGCTAAAGATACCGTCAGCAATTTTTTCGGGGGTATCGTCATCGTCACCGAAAAACCTTTTACAATAGGAGATTGGATCAAAACTCCAAGTGTGGAGGGAACCATTGAAGACATCACATTCCGAAGCACCAAAGTTCGGACTTTCGCCCAAGCTTTAGTTACGGTTCCAAATGCGACCCTTTCGAATGAACCGATCATTAACTGGTCAAAGATGGGTAAAAGACAGATTGCCTTCCATTTGGATGTGAATGTTACAACGCCAAAAGAAAAATTGGAAAAAATCATTAGAGACATAGAAAAAATGCTGATTGATCATTCAGAAGTACATCCGGAAACGATTCTTGTTAAGTTTGATGAGTTTAGTCATTCCGGCTTCAACCTTTACCTCTATTTCTTCACGAATGCGACTGACTTTGGAGGATATTTATCAATAAAAGAAGATGTGAACTTTAAAATAATGGAGATATTAGAGCAGGAAGATGTGCAAATTGCCATCCCTTCCCAGGCTTTCATTCTTCAAAAAGATTCAAATATAGAAGCCATGAATGATTTTGAATCCATGCGCGACTGACAAAAAGACTTGCCCTAAAACGGCAAGTCTTTTTCATTTCAAATAAAAGCTTAAAACATCACGCGCTTCTGTGATATAATTCTTTCATTGTGTTGAAAATTTCAAATATTTATATTGAGGTACTTTGATGAACCAGACTTATACTGAATCGCAAAAGATCCGTATGTTATTTTATATATTGATACCTATCCTGATAACTCAAATCGGCCTATATGCCATGACTTTTTTTGATGTAATGATGTCAGGGCAATACAGTACGCAGGACGTTGCCGGCGTCTCGATCGGCAGTTCGCTTTGGACACCCGTGTACACGGGGCTAAGCGGGATATTGATTGCCTTAACGCCGGTGGTTTCACAGCTCGTTGGTTCCAGGCAGTCCAAATCCGTTTCCTATTCTGTGATGCAGGCCATTTATTTAGCTGTCGCTTTAGCCTTGGTCATTTTAATCATTGGGGCGTTTTCATTGAATCCCATATTGAATGCCATGGATCTTGAAGATAATGTCCACCGGGTGGCGCATGATTATTTGATCGCCCTTTCTATCGGGATCATTCCTTTATTCGTTTATAATGCGTTGAGGTCATTCATAGATGCACTCGGGCAGACGAGGATCTCCATGATCATTACCTTGTGTGCACTTCCAATTAACGTCATATTTAATTACCTGTTAATATACGGGAAGTTTGGATTCCCGGAACTTGGAGGAGTCGGTTCCGGATACGCTACTGCCATTACTTATTGGTTAATTGCACTGGTTGCCATCATTGTAGTGGTGAAAATCAACCCATTTTCGACATATAAGGTTTTCAATGAATTTTTCCGGGTTTCCTGGAAAGAATGGCGTGCCCTATTATTGATTGGGGTGCCTATCGGTCTGGCCATCTTTTTTGAAACTAGCATTTTTTCGGCCGTTACCCTTTTGATGAGTAAGTATGATACCGTGACAATTGCTTCTCATCAGATTGCCATGAATTTTGCTTCACTGCTTTATATGATGCCGCTAAGTATATCCATGGCATTGACGATCGTCATTGGATTCGAAATTGGGGCATCCCGTTATAAAGATGCCAAAGAGTACAGCTGGATTGGCATCTCGATGGCATTGACGATGTCGCTCGTTTTGTCGACCATCCTATTCCTCTTCCGCGAACCTGTCGCCTCTGTTTACACTAAAGATCATGAGGTAATGATGCTGACATCACATTTTTTAATCTATGCCATCTTCTTTCAGATATCAGATGCCCTGCAGGCACCTATACAGGGTATATTGCGTGGATATAAAGATGTAAATGTCACGTTTGCGATGTCCCTTGTCTCATATTGGATTCTTGGGCTTCCCATTGGCTATTTCTTTGCACAGTATACGGATATGGGAGCCTTTGGGTATTGGATCGGCTTAATTTCCGGCTTGGCCCTCGGAGCGATAGGGTTGGCTGCTCGTTTAAGGTTCATACAGCAAGTAAAGTATAAAAAAATGGCATAAAAAAGAGTGGGGCTGGATTACACCGGCCCCACCTTTTTACCCTAAACCACTAGGCTTTATATAATTTCCCAAGAACATCCTTAGCTCCTGTTACCGGTATGACGCTACCGGTAATGAAATCTGATTTTTCATCACATAGGAACGTGATGACCCTCGCTATATCCTCCCCTGTACCTGGTCTTCCGACTGGAACCGTATCATCCTTTTCTCCTCTTGCGACCCTAATTTCCTCTTCTTTCCAATCACCTATGATATCTCCAGGACAGACCATATTCACGGTGATCCCATTTTTAGCTTCTTCGGCAGCCAAAGTTCTAGTTAAGGAGGTCAACCCGCTCTTTGCAGCGGCAAAAGCAGAACGATATATCCAGCCTGGTGCAGTTTCACACCTCTCAAACCCTAAAGTGATGACTCTGCCCCATCTTCTACTGCGCATTTGTGGAATAAGCTCCTTGGCAAAATAGAAAAAACCATTTAAATTTCCATCCATGATGTACTTCCATTCATCACTGCCATATTCAGTCATGGGCTTGCGATCATGCATATAAGGCCCTGCGTTATGAATGAAGATATCAACATGGCCAAAAGCCTCCAAGACCAACTGCAAAATATTTCGGCAATCTTTCTCACTCGACGAGTCACCTTGAATCGCAAGTGCCTTTACATTGTACTTTTCCTGCAATTCATCCACTAATGCTAAGGCTGCCTTGTTACTTTTTCGATAAGTAATGATAATGGACATGCCATTATCCGCAAGTGAAATTGCCATCCTTTTGCCGATTCCCGTTGCTCCACCAGTAATAAAAGCTACTTTTTCATCCACAGGATTACCCTCTTTATCTAATGGATTTTACTTAATTATACATAAGTTTGACCCGTTTTCTATAATTTAGTAATTATAAAAACGAACCTATAGGCTTTAGCCTGCATAAAATATAAGAAATAAACCTGTCAGACAATAAGCAGGAGAGAGGAATTCAATATGTTTCCCTGGAATTCACTTTTTTCTTTAAAAAATAACCTGAACCAAAAGGACTTCATGAAAAATATGCAGCAAAGTGATGTACAATCGTTCATTGAAAAGGTATTTTCACAGGTCATCCCTGACAATATGCAAGGTATGATGAACCATAGTGAAGGCGGGGCACAAAAAGAACATGCCAAATCCGAACATCCTTTACATGCAGATGTTTTTGAAACCCATTTAAATGTCTTTGTAAGAATTCCCATAGAAGATGAATCTTGGCTAAAGAAAATGAAACTTTACCATACCTCTAACCAATCCATCATTGAGGGGATTCCAGAGGAGTCAGATCGGCATGTCATAACGCTGCCCGCTCTTGTTAAGAAAAAAGGGGCATCTGCCCAATATAAAGAATCAACATTGGAAATACGCCTTCAAAAAAGTTTCAATACCCAGTATTCAGAAATCGATGTATCCGAGATTTGATTTGGCTTCAAGGGACCACACTAATTTTCTGGTGCGGTCCTTCTTTCTCTTGTTGCCAACAACCACCAGTCCATACAATTAGGTTTCGGCACATTACAAAAATCAATGGCTCAAATCATGCCATTCCATTAGAAGTAATTGATCAATTGCGTGCAAAAAAAGCACACCCCATGTTAATGGGATGCACTCTTCTATTAATCTATTATTTTCCGATGAATTGTTGAGTCCAGTAGTTACCAGATGCTACGTAACCTACTCCAATATGAGTAAAGCTAGGATTCATGATGTTTTCACGGTGTCCTTCGCTATTCATCCAAGCTTGTACCACTTCTTCAGGTGTTTGTTGACCTTGTGCGATGTTTTCGCCAGCTGATGTATAGCTGATTCCGAATTGTTTCATCATATCGAATGGTGAGCCGTAAGTTGGGCTATTGTGATCAAAGTAATTTTTATCTTTCATGTCTTGAGACTTGATACGGGCAACTTTGCTCAACTTAGTGTCGATTTTAAGTGCTGCCAAACCTTGTTTTTCACGTTCTGCATTCGTTAATTTAACAACTTCTTGTTCATAAGCACTTAATTCAGAGCTTGTCTCTGCTTTTTTATCAGTAGATTTATCAGGTGTTACTTCTGGTGCTTCAGGTTTTGCTTCAGGTTTTGCTTCAGGTTTTGCTTCAGGTTTTGCTTGGTTCGTTGTTCCAACTTCTTGAACTGGTGTTTGAACTGGTGTTTGTTGTGCCTGTGCTGCAGGTAATGTGAAATTGTATTTAGTTAAGTATTGGTTAAGGACATTTTGCATATCCTCTTTATTCATAGTTTGATAAGTTACTTGTTTTACAGTATCACAGTTGGCTGCTTCTGCTTGGTTAACTCCTACTCCTGTGAATATAATAGCTGCAGCTGCTGCTGCTGACATAAACATTTTCTTTTTCATTCGTATTTCCTCCTGTGATGTTCATTTTGTGTTGTGTTTTGCTTCTGGAATTATCATATCATGCATTTTTCGTAATATATGCACCATCAATTTCCATCAAATTCACAGGATGCGAATGAGAAAATATTTTTATCCAAGTTTCAGAGAAGTCTTGCAAAAATGCTTTAACTATCTATGTTTCTGCAAGTAGTATAAATACCCACATTTTTCTAGCCACTCCTTGTCAATGGTAGTTACATAGAACCATTTCCATGGAATACTAATAACTTTTCGTTGACATATCGTTTCCAAGCTACTTATTATGACTTTCATTACTTTTATGTTACATTTTTTTCGTTTTAAATTCGACATTAGACTTCATCATTCACCCCTATCCCCCCATGAGGATTTTACAAATAAAAAAACAATCCGGATTCCACCGAATTGTTTTGGTTTGGATTTTGCATTCATCATTTCATTTCATCATCATTCATCTCGTCCATATCCTTTTTTCCACCATTTTGTTCAGGAGGGCTTGGTTTGCCTATGACGAATTTCTCCTTTGGCATGTTGTGCATATCCCTTGCTGTTACGTGGGCATATACATAATAGGTTCCTTCTTCTTCAAAAGTCTTTTTCAATTCATAAATTCCGTTTTCTTTATGTTTTGCAGGAATCTTTTCATGGTCTTTGCTATTTGCAAGCCAAATTTCAAAGCTGACATCATCCGCATCTGTCACTTCTTCATCCCCATAAGTAACTTTTGCCTGAAACTTCACAGGCTCATTCACTTTGCCATGAATTGGATCGACAGCTAAATCGACATTCAACATTTTCGGAATTTCCTCTTCCTTGCCGCATCCAGCCAATAAAATTAACGCCATGCAAAATAACATGATTCTTTTCATTTTTGAACGTATCCCCTTTTTATGAATTCAATTCTTCTCCTATTATAGGTAGCACTACCCTGACTTTTGTTCCTATTTTTTCTTTACTTTCTATTTCGATATTGCCATTTTGCAATTCCACCAATTTTTTGACGATGGACAGCCCAAGCCCTGACCCGCCATCAAAACGGCTGCGTGCTTTGTTCACCCGGTAAAAGCGATTCATTACATATGGTAGATCCGCTTCAGGAATCCCATTACCCGTGTCAGTAACCACCAGTTCGCAATTTTCTTTATGCTGAATCAAGGTAATATTGATTGATCCTCCAGGCTCCGTATACTGAATGGCATTGTCAAAAATGTTATGTAAGATTTGTTCCATCCTGCCTTCATCCCCAATAATAATCGGGTCCGGATCCAGATTGATTTTCAAGTCCAATTGCTTTTCTTTTATTATAGGTTCATAAATCACTAGAACATCTTCAATAAATTGAGCAAAGGCAATCGGGGTTTTAAATAACATGAATGGATCACTATCCATTTTTGATAAATCCATCAAATCTCCTACAAGCCGCTGCAGCCTAAGAGCTTCCCTTGAAATGAGTTGAAGGTATTTACGCTCCTCTTCATCATTTTTCACTACACCATCCAAAATGGCCTGCGTGTATCCCCTTACGTAACTAAGCGGGGTTCTAAGCTCATGTGCAACATTTTCAAGAAACTCTTTTTTTCTTTCTTCTTCCAAATGGATGGAGTTAGCCATATCATTAAAGGCTTTTGCCAGTTTACCTATTTCATCATGACTCCTTACCTGAACCTGTATGTCATAATTGCCCTCTGAGACTCGATGGGCAGCAGTCTCGATGTCCTTGATTGGACTGATTAGCTTTTTCAGCCATTTCGTAGTAAAAAAAATCGCGACAATCAAGAATAAAAGAACCGCTGCCATCCACTTTGCAGCAAATTCCTTAAGCAAGACCGTAATAGAATCCACTGGAATATACGTATAGATGATGCCTTCGAGGCGATTTCCGTCAATCAGGGGTATGATGGCCGCTACGATGTTCTTTTCAAACCTTTTCTCGTACCCCTCTTTTTCAACGGCTTTCCCGTCTAAAAGCATTTGCCGTTCTTCTTCAGAAATGAGGGTGTCATAATTGATTTCAAAAGGGAGACAGGCACTCAATTCCCTGGGATTGCTGACGACAAAGACCTCGCTGTCATTCTTACTGTTAAACCATTCAACTTTTTGCTTGAAGTCTTCACTGATTTCACCGCCGGTATAATCCTCACCAAGCAATGACGCTTCATTGACTAAATCTGTTTTAAGCTTCTCCACATAAAGATTTTTATAATAATATTGGGAAAGGGAGTAAGCGAACAGCACGGACAGGATGATGGCGGTGATGATGGTAAGCCATAATTTAAAAGAGAGGGACCTCCATTTATTAATCATTTCTTTTCCTCTATCTTATACCCGATTCCCCAGACGGTTTGAATGTAATCGGCCGCGCTTAATTTCATTCGTAAAGTTTTGATATGGGTATCCACGGTACGTAAAGACCCCCCATACTCCCCGCTCCATACATTTTCAAGCAGTTGTTCACGGCTAAGTGCCTGACTTTTATGACGCATGAGGAATAAGAGCAACTCGAATTCTTTCAAGGTTAAATTGATAGGGGTCCCTTCCACCAAAACCGTTCTGGATTGTAAGTTTAAGCTAATTTTACCGAATCGCACTTGGTTTAGATCCTCTTCTTTCAATGATAGTTTGCCTGTCCTTCGCAATACCGCTTCGACCCTAGCGACCAATTCTCCTGGATTGAACGGTTTGACGATATAATCGTCCCCGCCGAGCTTCAGCCCTTTCACCATATCCCACTCTTCACCTTTCGCACTGACAAATATTACAGGGATCTCCCAATTATCACGAATCTTTTCACATACCGAGAAACCATCCATACCTGGCATCATGATATCCAGTAGGATTAAATCCACTTCATGTGTTTCAACCATACTAATGGCTTCTTTTCCATTCGCAGCTTGAAGGCATCGATAACCTGAGTTCAGCAAATACATTTCAACTAGATTTCGCATATCCTCTTCATCATCCACGACTAAAATGGTGTAAACATGCATGTCAACTACTCCCTCAACATCAATTGGAATGGACCTTCGCCGACTTTGATCGTTTTTTTAACATCGACTGTTCCAGCATCCACTACATACACTTCATCACTATCATATCCAGCTACGACCACATCTTCGTTAAAGTTCGCCATTTCAAAAGGGTTGACGCCGACCACCTTGCTTTTCACTTCCTCATATTGATCATTCAATTTATATAAGGAGCTTGTGCCATGACTAAGGACAAAAATGCCTTCAGCATTCTCCAGGAACTTTATCGGCATGGTGGGAGCCTTCAACTTTTTCTTCAACTCTCCCGTTTTTGCCGAATAAATATATAGATCTTCTTCCACTTGATCTCCATGACCGTGTCCTCCGATCCATATTTCATCCTTTTCTTCCCTCAATAATGAGCCAGTGCTGGAACTATGTATGGGAAATTCGAATTCAACCTTTTTCGTTTCAAGATTTATCACTGAACATTTGGTATCCCCAAAATTAATTACATACAAGCGATTCGCTTGCACTCCCTGAAGAACGGTCAATGGGCTTTTACCGACACTGACTATATCCTGTTCCTCTCCTTTATCATTTAAAAAATAAATGGAGTGATTCGATTGATTGACTGCCACGATGCTTTTTCCATCATGTAATAACTGCATATTGACGATTCCTTTCCCAATTTCCCAACTGTTTATCAGTTTTCCTTCTGATAAAGAGTACACTTGGACTTTCTCCATATCCTTTCCATAAAGCAGGATAGTATCTTTGTCTGCCAGGAGCAGGGCTCCGGTAAATGGTTCTGAAATATCCCATTTGGCAAATGGATGATAGTTTTCATCTATGAAAGTCAGGGAGGTATCCTTGATATTGACTGTCGCCAAGAAAGATTTACTTTTATTTATTTTTGTAAATGTATTACTGCCATTACACCCAGTAAGCAGTAAGATGGCAAGAAAAAGCCCAATGCCCCACCTCATATTTTAAGCTCCTTATTCATTAAATATCTATTTTTTTAAAATTTTAACAATGATTTGTGAAAAAAGTATGAAGCGGAAAAGAATATTCTCTAAACAAGCATCCGTATCACAACCGGAATCATAACCTTTCCAATTCAGTGACATAGGATATGACGATCGCGTTTTTCATTTCTTCTGAAAGCGCAGAACCCATCACGCGTTTAATACAGAGGTAAAACTTTTCCAGCACTGGTTTCCGGGCACGGGGGTGTGCATTTTCATCTAAAAGCTCGCGGCGAATGAGTTCCGATAATACTTCCCTTCCACCTCCATCCGCCACCTTACGATTATTCCATAAACTTAAATAAGCCTCCAGTACCGCTTCTTGCCTGACATTATCTTTCATATTATCCCTTCCATCCATCACTAATTTATACATATTATTAATCAAGTTTGTAAAGACTAACTTAATATTACGATTACGCAATAAAAAATTCAAAAAAAGGAGTGAGTAATTTGTCTCAAGTATACCGCTGTCCGAATTGCCGGACAAATAAATCTCGCTTCAATCTCATTAAGCAAGTATCAACCCCCATTAAAAAGGATCCGCAATCCGGTGAGATCGTTGAACAATATTCGAACGATTCGCTTCAGCCTTTCCATCTAGCATATAATGGTCCAGAAATTCGGGTGCAATGTGCTGCTTGCGGATTAATTGAAGACGAAAAGACATTTGCCGCCTTTGGATTGCAACAATGAAAATGGTCAGACCCATTTATGGTCTGACCATTTTTTCAATCTTTTCCCACCGACATTCATTTTAGCTGCGGTCTATGGCAATTGGAATGACTTTTCCATCCCCATATCCATCATCCAATAATGCATTCTCGATTTCAATGGCCCTTTCCCTAAATCCTCATCTAGATTTTTCATCGAAATCGGATAATCATTCTTATTCCATGGCAATATTACCGCCTCCTTGATA
Protein-coding sequences here:
- a CDS encoding DUF2639 domain-containing protein, with amino-acid sequence MAYEYSKGWFIQQLKAAGINYHPIEKKKLELYKSYILRRLYEDLQKDKS
- a CDS encoding undecaprenyldiphospho-muramoylpentapeptide beta-N-acetylglucosaminyltransferase, encoding MEILTKKIVFTGGGSAGHVSVNAAIIPEFLKHDWDVTYIGSKKGIEKNIIETEFPEVRYETISVGKFRRYLSVENMKDPFRVIKGIFDARKILKKTKPDFIFSKGGFVSVPVVLAGRMLRIPIAIHESDYTPGLANKIAMPLASKIFTTFQETEKDLPKEKAMYLGAVLRDGIFTGNASAGKAFCGFTNNKPVLLVMGGSLGAVKINNLITDNLDALLKEYQIIHICGKGNVKNELKQRGYAPFEFVHEELFDLLAAADVVVSRAGSNSIFEFLGLQKPMLLIPLSANASRGDQILNASSFEKQGFCKVIQEEDLNEGIFHATLADLVNQSEGYQEKMRQKRPFKTAAEMYELLLEVMTAKK
- a CDS encoding mechanosensitive ion channel family protein → MQEVSESLHQFDGIEAWTQLGISIGIFLIFLLLRKVFTKYIFKFFLRMAEKRKVEFAANLMLAIEQPVRLLIVLIGVIISMHYFPLDSPSTELRLKIYRSFFVFSFFWTIFNISSILTILFPKLVSKFGLEVDQIVMPFFTQIIKLIIIAFGASIIAEEWGFNVDGFVAGLGLGGLAFALAAKDTVSNFFGGIVIVTEKPFTIGDWIKTPSVEGTIEDITFRSTKVRTFAQALVTVPNATLSNEPIINWSKMGKRQIAFHLDVNVTTPKEKLEKIIRDIEKMLIDHSEVHPETILVKFDEFSHSGFNLYLYFFTNATDFGGYLSIKEDVNFKIMEILEQEDVQIAIPSQAFILQKDSNIEAMNDFESMRD
- a CDS encoding MATE family efflux transporter: MNQTYTESQKIRMLFYILIPILITQIGLYAMTFFDVMMSGQYSTQDVAGVSIGSSLWTPVYTGLSGILIALTPVVSQLVGSRQSKSVSYSVMQAIYLAVALALVILIIGAFSLNPILNAMDLEDNVHRVAHDYLIALSIGIIPLFVYNALRSFIDALGQTRISMIITLCALPINVIFNYLLIYGKFGFPELGGVGSGYATAITYWLIALVAIIVVVKINPFSTYKVFNEFFRVSWKEWRALLLIGVPIGLAIFFETSIFSAVTLLMSKYDTVTIASHQIAMNFASLLYMMPLSISMALTIVIGFEIGASRYKDAKEYSWIGISMALTMSLVLSTILFLFREPVASVYTKDHEVMMLTSHFLIYAIFFQISDALQAPIQGILRGYKDVNVTFAMSLVSYWILGLPIGYFFAQYTDMGAFGYWIGLISGLALGAIGLAARLRFIQQVKYKKMA
- a CDS encoding SDR family oxidoreductase, translated to MDEKVAFITGGATGIGKRMAISLADNGMSIIITYRKSNKAALALVDELQEKYNVKALAIQGDSSSEKDCRNILQLVLEAFGHVDIFIHNAGPYMHDRKPMTEYGSDEWKYIMDGNLNGFFYFAKELIPQMRSRRWGRVITLGFERCETAPGWIYRSAFAAAKSGLTSLTRTLAAEEAKNGITVNMVCPGDIIGDWKEEEIRVARGEKDDTVPVGRPGTGEDIARVITFLCDEKSDFITGSVIPVTGAKDVLGKLYKA
- a CDS encoding CAP domain-containing protein, whose product is MKKKMFMSAAAAAAIIFTGVGVNQAEAANCDTVKQVTYQTMNKEDMQNVLNQYLTKYNFTLPAAQAQQTPVQTPVQEVGTTNQAKPEAKPEAKPEAKPEAPEVTPDKSTDKKAETSSELSAYEQEVVKLTNAEREKQGLAALKIDTKLSKVARIKSQDMKDKNYFDHNSPTYGSPFDMMKQFGISYTSAGENIAQGQQTPEEVVQAWMNSEGHRENIMNPSFTHIGVGYVASGNYWTQQFIGK
- a CDS encoding FixH family protein — translated: MKRIMLFCMALILLAGCGKEEEIPKMLNVDLAVDPIHGKVNEPVKFQAKVTYGDEEVTDADDVSFEIWLANSKDHEKIPAKHKENGIYELKKTFEEEGTYYVYAHVTARDMHNMPKEKFVIGKPSPPEQNGGKKDMDEMNDDEMK
- a CDS encoding sensor histidine kinase; this translates as MINKWRSLSFKLWLTIITAIILSVLFAYSLSQYYYKNLYVEKLKTDLVNEASLLGEDYTGGEISEDFKQKVEWFNSKNDSEVFVVSNPRELSACLPFEINYDTLISEEERQMLLDGKAVEKEGYEKRFEKNIVAAIIPLIDGNRLEGIIYTYIPVDSITVLLKEFAAKWMAAVLLFLIVAIFFTTKWLKKLISPIKDIETAAHRVSEGNYDIQVQVRSHDEIGKLAKAFNDMANSIHLEEERKKEFLENVAHELRTPLSYVRGYTQAILDGVVKNDEEERKYLQLISREALRLQRLVGDLMDLSKMDSDPFMLFKTPIAFAQFIEDVLVIYEPIIKEKQLDLKINLDPDPIIIGDEGRMEQILHNIFDNAIQYTEPGGSINITLIQHKENCELVVTDTGNGIPEADLPYVMNRFYRVNKARSRFDGGSGLGLSIVKKLVELQNGNIEIESKEKIGTKVRVVLPIIGEELNS
- a CDS encoding response regulator transcription factor — its product is MHVYTILVVDDEEDMRNLVEMYLLNSGYRCLQAANGKEAISMVETHEVDLILLDIMMPGMDGFSVCEKIRDNWEIPVIFVSAKGEEWDMVKGLKLGGDDYIVKPFNPGELVARVEAVLRRTGKLSLKEEDLNQVRFGKISLNLQSRTVLVEGTPINLTLKEFELLLFLMRHKSQALSREQLLENVWSGEYGGSLRTVDTHIKTLRMKLSAADYIQTVWGIGYKIEEKK
- a CDS encoding YncE family protein; this translates as MRWGIGLFLAILLLTGCNGSNTFTKINKSKSFLATVNIKDTSLTFIDENYHPFAKWDISEPFTGALLLADKDTILLYGKDMEKVQVYSLSEGKLINSWEIGKGIVNMQLLHDGKSIVAVNQSNHSIYFLNDKGEEQDIVSVGKSPLTVLQGVQANRLYVINFGDTKCSVINLETKKVEFEFPIHSSSTGSLLREEKDEIWIGGHGHGDQVEEDLYIYSAKTGELKKKLKAPTMPIKFLENAEGIFVLSHGTSSLYKLNDQYEEVKSKVVGVNPFEMANFNEDVVVAGYDSDEVYVVDAGTVDVKKTIKVGEGPFQLMLRE